From Rhinopithecus roxellana isolate Shanxi Qingling chromosome 17, ASM756505v1, whole genome shotgun sequence, one genomic window encodes:
- the JRK gene encoding jerky protein homolog, giving the protein MASKPAAGKSGGEKRKRVVLTLKEKIDICTRLEKGESRKALMQEYNVGMSTLYDIRAHKAQLLRFFASSDSNKALEQRRTLHTPKLEHLDRVLYEWFLGKRSEGVPVSGPMLIEKAKDFYEQMQLTEPCVFSGGWLWRFKARHGIKKLDASSEKQAADHQAAEQFCGFFRSLAAEHGLSPEQVYNADETGLFWRCLPNPTPEGGAVPGLKQSKDRLTVLMCANAAGSHRLKPLAIGKCSGPRAFKGIQHLPVAYKAQGSAWVGKGILSDWFHHIFVPSVREHFRAIGLPEDSKAVLLLDSARAHPQEAELVSSNVFTIFLPASVASLVQPMEQGIRRDFMRNFINPPAPLQGPHARYNMNDAIFSMACAWNAIPSGVFRRAWRKLWPSVVFAEGSSSEEEVEAEHFQAKPHNKSFAHILELVKEGSSCPGQLRQRQATSWGVAGREAEGGQPPAATLPGEVVWGSEKTPKADQDGGGDPGEGEEAAWEQAAVAFDAVLRFAERQPCFSAQEVGQLRALRAVFRGQQQVRRRCGALGAVVKVEALQEGPGGCGATAHSPLPCSSTAGDN; this is encoded by the coding sequence ATGGCCTCCAAGCCGGCTGCCGGGAAGAGCGGAGGGGAGAAGCGGAAAAGGGTGGTGCTGACGCTGAAGGAGAAGATTGACATCTGCACGCGCCTGGAGAAGGGCGAGAGCCGGAAGGCACTGATGCAGGAGTACAACGTGGGCATGTCCACTCTCTACGACATCAGGGCTCACAAGGCACAGCTGCTTCGGTTCTTCGCCAGCTCGGACTCCAACAAGGCACTGGAGCAGCGGCGCACGCTGCACACGCCCAAGCTGGAGCACCTGGACCGCGTCCTGTACGAGTGGTTCCTGGGGAAGCGCTCCGAGGGCGTCCCCGTGTCAGGCCCCATGCTCATCGAGAAGGCCAAGGACTTCTACGAGCAGATGCAGCTCACTGAGCCCTGTGTGTTCTCTGGAGGGTGGCTTTGGCGCTTTAAGGCCAGACACGGCATTAAAAAGCTAGATGCATCCAGTGAAAAGCAGGCAGCCGACCACCAGGCCGCGGAGCAGTTCTGTGGGTTTTTCAGGAGCTTGGCTGCCGAGCACGGGCTGTCCCCCGAGCAGGTTTACAACGCTGATGAGACCGGCCTTTTCTGGCGGTGCCTGCCCAATCCCACTCCAGAAGGCGGggccgtgcctggcctcaagcagagCAAGGACCGGCTGACCGTGCTGATGTGTGCCAATGCCGCGGGCTCCCACAGGCTCAAGCCCTTGGCCATCGGGAAGTGCAGCGGCCCCAGGGCTTTCAAAGGCATCCAGCACCTGCCTGTCGCCTACAAGGCCCAGGGGAGCGCCTGGGTGGGCAAGGGGATTCTTTCTGATTGGTTCCATCATATCTTTGTGCCCTCAGTGAGAGAGCACTTCAGAGCCATAGGTTTGCCCGAAGACAGCAAGGCCGTTCTCTTGCTGGACAGCGCCCGGGCTCACCCGCAGGAGGCCGAGCTGGTGTCCAGCAATGTTTTCACCATCTTCCTGCCTGCCAGCGTGGCCTCCCtggtgcagcccatggagcaggGCATTCGGAGAGACTTCATGAGGAACTTCATTAACCCTCCGGCCCCCCTGCAGGGCCCCCACGCCCGCTACAATATGAATGATGCCATCTTCAGCATGGCCTGTGCCTGGAACGCAATTCCCAGTGGCGTCTTCAGGCGGGCCTGGAGGAAGCTGTGGCCATCCGTTGTGTTTGCTGAAGGCTCCTCCtctgaggaggaggtggaggcagagcaCTTCCAAGCGAAGCCCCACAACAAATCCTTTGCGCACATCCTGGAGCTTGTGAAGGAAGGCTCCTCCTGCCCAGGCCAACTTCGCCAGCGCCAGGCCACCAGCTGGGGTGTAGCAGGAAGGGAGGCAGAAGGGGGACAACCCCCTGCTGCCACGTTGCCGGGAGAGGTGGTGTGGGGTTCAGAAAAGACTCCGAAAGCTGACCAAGACGGTGGAGGAGATCCTGGTGAGGGTGAGGAGGCTGCCTGGGAACAGGCAGCCGTGGCCTTCGACGCAGTCCTGCGCTTTGCGGAGCGGCAGCCGTGCTTCAGTGCCCAGGAAGTGGGGCAGCTGCGAGCGCTGCGTGCCGTATTCCGGGGCCAGCAGCAGGTGAGGAGGCGGTGTGGCGCTCTCGGGGCTGTGGTCAAGGTTGAAGCCCTCCAGGAGGGCCCTGGTGGCTGCGGGGCCACGGCTCACTCTCCCTTGCCCTGCTCATCCACAGCAGGTGACAACTGA
- the PSCA gene encoding prostate stem cell antigen, with protein sequence MKAVLLALLTAGLALQPGTALLCYSCKAQVSNADCLKVENCTQPEKQCWTERIRAVGLLTVISKGCSSNCVDDSQDYYVGKKNITCCDTDLCNASGAHALQPAAAILVLLPALSLLLWGPSQL encoded by the exons ATGAAGGCTGTGCTGCTTGCCCTGTTGACGGCAGGCTTGGCCCTGCAGCCAG GCACTGCCCTGCTGTGCTACTCCTGCAAGGCCCAGGTGAGCAATGCGGACTGCCTGAAGGTGGAGAACTGCACGCAGCCGGAGAAGCAGTGCTGGACCGAGCGCATCC GCGCCGTGGGCCTCCTGACCGTCATCAGTAAAGGCTGCAGCTCAAACTGCGTGGATGACTCACAGGACTACTACGTGGGCAAGAAGAACATCACCTGCTGTGACACCGACTTGTGCAACGCCAGCGGGGCCCACGCCCTGCAGCCGGCTGCCGCCATCCTGGTGCTGCTCCCTGCACTCAGCCTGCTGCTTTGGGGCCCCAGCCAGCTGTAG